Below is a window of Chloroflexia bacterium SDU3-3 DNA.
TGCGTGCCCAGCGCAGGCGCGACGATGAACTGCATGTAGATAATGATGATCAGCATCGGCAGGCCGCGCATCACCTCCACATACAGGGTGGCGATGGTGTAGATCACGGCGTTCTGCGAGATCCGGCCCAGGCCAGCCAGCAGGCCTAGCACCAGCGCGATGCTGTAGGCCGCCAGCGTGATCACGATGGTGGTGCCTACGCCGCGCAGCAGGTACGAGAGCGTGTTGACATACTTTTCCTCTTGGACCATGGAGTAGAGGACCATGAACCCGGCGGCGAGGATGATCAGAAGCCACCACGGCACGCGCCGCAGCAGGCTCCCTGGCCAGATGCCAGGGCCGCGTGTTGGGATGCTGCTGTCCACATTGGTCATTGGCGATAACTTTCTTGGTGTGGGTGCGGATGCTGCACATCACTGGGCCGTTTGGCGCGGCCCAGGCGGTCGCTTGGTTGGTGTTGTTCGCCTACTCGATACCGTATTTCTGCTTTAGGCGATCGATCGTGCCATCGGAGGCAAGCTCGGCCAGGGCGGTGTTGATCGCGTGCTGCAGCTGGGCGTCATCCTGCTGCACGGCGATGCCGTAGCTCTCGGCGGCCAGCGGCTTGCCGATGCGGGTCAGCTTCTGCCGATAGGCGGGGGTGGCCAAAAACTGCCCGGCCTGCACGCTGTCGCTGATCAGCGCATCGATCGTGCCATCGGCCAGATCGGCCCAGGCCTGCTGGATGTCGGCGTAGGTGCGCAGCTTGTCGTCATCGACCTTGGAGCGCTTGCGGGCGATCGTCTCGCCAGCCGAGTCCTTCAGCACGCCCACCAGGCCGATCTCGTCCAGATCTTTATAGCCCTCCACCCCGCTGCTGCCCGCGCGCACCACGATGATCTGCCCGACCGTGGCGTATGGCTCGCTGAACCTCGCTTGCTGCTGCCGCTCGGATGTGATGGTGAGCGCGGCGACCACCGCATCGTACTTGCGGTCGGCCAGGCCCTGCAGCAGGGTTGGGAAAGGGGCCTCGCGGATGCTGAGCGTGGCACCGGCCTTGGTGGCGATGGCCTGCATCAGCTCGACATCGAATCCAGTTAGGGTGTTCTCGGGCGGGGTGCGGAAGGCGAAGGGCGGGTACTCGGCGTCGGTGGCGACCGCGAGGGTGCGGCCTGCGAGGCTGGCGGAGGGCTGGGGGGCGCTGCCTGCTGTGGGGCTGCCTTGCGGCTGCGCCACAGGGGCTGGCGCGCTACATGAGGTGCTCAGTAGCGTCACAAGAATGAGACCGATGAGCTGCCCGGCCCATCTCATATCGTCGCTCCTCTATGTCGGTGAAAATAGCACAGCGCCGCACAGGATGCCTGCGCAACGCCGCTTCAGCATGGTAGTGGTGTTGTTGAAATTATAGGCTGATAATTATAGATATGCGGGCATATATGTCAAGAAGGCCAGGGTGCCTTTGGGTGGCATGTTGGCACCCTGTGGTTCTGAGAGCAAAACTCTTCGATACGCACAAGGCCAGGGGAGTGCTCCCCT
It encodes the following:
- a CDS encoding amino acid ABC transporter substrate-binding protein; this translates as MRWAGQLIGLILVTLLSTSCSAPAPVAQPQGSPTAGSAPQPSASLAGRTLAVATDAEYPPFAFRTPPENTLTGFDVELMQAIATKAGATLSIREAPFPTLLQGLADRKYDAVVAALTITSERQQQARFSEPYATVGQIIVVRAGSSGVEGYKDLDEIGLVGVLKDSAGETIARKRSKVDDDKLRTYADIQQAWADLADGTIDALISDSVQAGQFLATPAYRQKLTRIGKPLAAESYGIAVQQDDAQLQHAINTALAELASDGTIDRLKQKYGIE